CCGGGTGAATCGGTTGACCGAGGAGAACGCCCGGTTGAAGGCTTTGGAAAATGAAAATGAGACCTTGCGGGAGTTCCTGAAATTCAAGAACAACAACGGCCGCAAGACCGTCCTCGCCGCCATCATCGGCAAGAGCGATCTGGATCAGGCCAATCAGACGGTCATGCTTGATCGCGGCAGCAAAGACGGACTCGCCCTAGGCCTGGCCGTACTGAACGAGGACGGCCACATCTTCGGCAAGGTCATCGACACCACCGAAAACAGCGCCCAGGTCTGTCTCGTCACTTCCAGCCAATGCCAGTTCGCTGTCGCGATACAGAACAAGAGCAGGACCATCGGCATCGCCAAAGGCGACCTCGGATTGACCGTCAAGATGGAGCTGATACCGCAAAGCGAAGTGATCAAGAACGGCAACGTCGTAGTGACCTCCGGCTTGGAGCGCAACATCCCTGGCGGCATCGTCGTCGGCAGCGTGAGCCAGGTAATCAAGGAAAATAATGAATTATGGCAGGACGCCAGAATCGAGCCGATGATCGGCATCGATGATACGATGATCGTTTCGGTTTTATTATCCAAATAACCGTCATGAAATACAAAGCCTACGCCCAATTCATCGGATATTTTTTAGCAGCATTGCTGCTGGTCTTCTTGCAGCTGGGTTTTGTCAGCGGTTTGCCTGACGGGGCGAGAGGTGTCGATCTGATAATGATTTTTCTCCTGATCCTCCTGGTGGTCACAGATCTCAAGACCGCATTCATCCTGACCGTGTTGTGCGGCTATTTCATGGACAGCTTTTCCTTCCAGCCGTTCGGCGTCTATCTTATAAGCTACAGCCTGACGGTCTTGGTCGCGTATTTTTTCTTGGTCAGTTTCTTCACTAACCGTTCGCAGTATTCGTTCTTGGCCCTGGTCGGCTTATCCACGCTTTTTTACGGACTTTTTCTGAGGATAAGCGACGCGGTATTTTCGCTTTCCCTCGGCCAAGCGCCGCACTATGCCATGTCTATCGAAGGCGGCTTGGGTCTGGCTGCCAGATTGGCGCTGAATCTGCTGGTGGCGCTTCTGAGCTTCCAATTCGTCAATTTCGCCAGCCACCGCTTGAAGCCGGTATTCATTTTTAAAGGCTGATTACCTATTATGAGATTCAAGGATAAAAACAGCGACCTCGAACCATCGGCCAACGACCCCTTCATCATCAGGCAGGGGCGGATTCGCAAGGGCCGCATCAACACCTCATACCGCCTTGGCTGGACGGAAGACTCGTTCATCATGGACACTGGGGGCAAAGAGACTATCGGCCGGACCTTCAACGCCGACAAGTCGAAATATCTGATTTTCGCCCTGGTCTTCCTTTTGAGTTTCCTTCTCTCCCGCTCGGCCTGGCTTCAGGTGATCAAGGGAGATTATTACTATAAGATGGCCGAAGGCAACCGTATCCGCGTCGAGCGCATCGAGCCGCGGCGCGGCGTCATATATGACCGGCATCTCGATCCTTTGGTACGCAACCAGGCCAATTTCCTGGCTTACGTCGTGCCCGCAGATTTGCCCAAGGATGCCGAGAAGCTCAAAGCAATCGAGATGCGGATCAGCGAGATACTTTCACCGATGAATTCCAACCGCATATTCTCGACAGATATCGAATCGGATCGTAACCTGACCGTGACTGAGCTTTTCGACGCCATCCACGGCCGCTTGGACAAGGTCAAACGCGGTTCGCTCGAGGCTTTGCGGCCGGTCTTCATCGCCGACATGATCCCGTACGAAAAAGCGCTTCTGCTCCAGCTGGAGTCGGCTAATTGGCAGGGCGTTGTCGTCTCCAGCAAGGTCAGCCGCGATTACAACTTGACGGCGCAGTCCTTGTCGCACATCCTCGGATACACCGGCAAGATCAGCCAGAAAGAGCTGGACAAATATGGCGATGAGTACCTGCAGATCGACTATATCGGCAAATCCGGGCTTGAGAGCTTTTGGGAGAATGAACTAAGAGGAACTAATGGCAAGAAACAGATCGAAGTCGACGCCCTGGGCAGGGAGAAAAAGATTATCAGCATCCAAAACAGCCAAGACGGCCATGATTTGGTACTGTCTTTGG
The genomic region above belongs to Candidatus Falkowbacteria bacterium and contains:
- a CDS encoding rod shape-determining protein MreC: MKKVNWKRVGYFGAVIGLLIFLHYLKVLAPLESRLHSALNPVLGRFYAAGAKVRLLYNSQTDRRDLASAAEELTHRVNRLTEENARLKALENENETLREFLKFKNNNGRKTVLAAIIGKSDLDQANQTVMLDRGSKDGLALGLAVLNEDGHIFGKVIDTTENSAQVCLVTSSQCQFAVAIQNKSRTIGIAKGDLGLTVKMELIPQSEVIKNGNVVVTSGLERNIPGGIVVGSVSQVIKENNELWQDARIEPMIGIDDTMIVSVLLSK